A genomic window from Blastococcus saxobsidens DD2 includes:
- a CDS encoding thiamine-binding protein: protein MTVIAEIQVAPSPPGTAENPHAHVEAAIAVIQASGLRYEVGALGTTLEGEADEVWGTLRAAHEAMLAAGATAGLSHIKIASVNRTMDSLTAKFR from the coding sequence ATGACCGTCATCGCCGAGATCCAGGTGGCGCCCTCGCCCCCCGGCACCGCGGAGAACCCGCACGCGCACGTGGAGGCGGCGATCGCCGTCATCCAGGCCTCCGGGCTCCGCTACGAGGTCGGCGCGCTCGGCACCACGCTCGAGGGCGAGGCCGACGAGGTCTGGGGTACCCTGCGGGCCGCGCACGAGGCGATGCTGGCCGCCGGCGCCACGGCCGGGCTCTCGCACATCAAGATCGCTTCGGTGAACCGCACGATGGACAGCCTCACCGCCAAGTTCCGCTGA